One genomic region from Streptomyces sp. NBC_01304 encodes:
- a CDS encoding transcriptional regulator, which yields MDTFSAIDALLATAIPLPPPHRRAHVRSDLRLTPGQVARVLETDPATLIAWESGTTEPEGQARTTYAYFLIRAQTVAELVAATAPTHPLGAASPVGQSKAAAGQRIPAPRRGALRPSTTVQGPIAETVKAALAAHGDGPKATEALVAGAASDAMRLFETCREGGRCDIVRDPPLPDMLRTSPPGAPDLIWEARVDWQHPHLTQTPGTVATLNISGARLSALKTHLPIGQLKPTAPHHDPKRSGIYRITPATWEHDTYLPNPLGTRHEPGPVWITEPTLRLLLRLMRLDLCAPPTIHEAYTSGSTENLLERFRTTLRDARTQALEEDDHVTLAYVTAMHTKFVAAMGELAHNTTLRRPDWTHIIHSQAYATLWMKAYKAYKAGLTLARVRDTGELHLQGDWRHVFEEGTDLGKVTLNSTYQPHATSAASEQGKHMLCIDPCVEKRRYEYAGGRYVGCRTCGGDLCTGCRTVHLAPSDVPYELNDDNLCPGCQQAK from the coding sequence ATGGACACTTTCTCGGCGATCGATGCCCTCCTGGCCACAGCCATCCCGCTTCCCCCACCGCACAGACGTGCTCACGTCCGTTCTGACCTCCGCCTCACCCCCGGCCAGGTAGCCCGGGTACTTGAGACCGACCCAGCCACCCTGATCGCGTGGGAGAGCGGCACCACCGAACCCGAAGGGCAGGCCCGCACCACCTACGCCTACTTCCTCATCCGAGCGCAGACCGTTGCCGAACTCGTGGCGGCAACCGCTCCTACTCATCCACTCGGCGCGGCCTCACCCGTCGGGCAGAGCAAAGCGGCAGCGGGCCAGCGCATTCCAGCCCCGCGCCGCGGCGCGCTGCGCCCCTCCACAACCGTCCAGGGCCCGATCGCCGAGACTGTCAAGGCGGCGCTCGCCGCACATGGTGACGGGCCCAAAGCCACGGAAGCCCTCGTGGCCGGCGCTGCCTCTGATGCCATGCGGCTGTTCGAGACCTGCCGAGAGGGCGGCAGGTGCGACATCGTCCGAGACCCTCCCCTGCCCGACATGCTCCGTACGTCGCCCCCGGGCGCACCCGACCTGATCTGGGAGGCCCGCGTCGACTGGCAGCACCCCCACCTCACGCAGACACCCGGAACTGTCGCCACCCTCAACATCAGCGGCGCCCGCCTGTCCGCCCTCAAGACCCACCTGCCCATCGGCCAGCTCAAACCCACCGCCCCACACCATGATCCGAAACGCTCCGGCATCTACCGCATCACGCCCGCAACCTGGGAGCACGACACCTACCTGCCCAACCCCTTGGGCACCCGCCATGAACCCGGCCCCGTATGGATCACCGAACCAACCCTGCGGCTGCTGCTGCGCCTGATGCGCCTGGACTTGTGCGCCCCGCCAACCATCCATGAGGCCTATACATCCGGGTCCACCGAGAATCTGCTCGAAAGATTCCGGACCACGCTGCGGGACGCCAGAACCCAAGCCCTCGAAGAGGACGATCACGTCACATTGGCGTACGTGACGGCCATGCACACCAAGTTCGTCGCGGCCATGGGGGAGTTGGCCCACAACACGACACTGCGCCGCCCCGACTGGACGCACATCATCCACTCACAGGCATACGCCACCCTATGGATGAAGGCCTACAAGGCCTACAAGGCAGGTCTGACCTTGGCGCGGGTGCGCGACACCGGCGAACTTCACCTCCAAGGAGACTGGCGGCACGTCTTCGAGGAGGGCACAGACCTGGGCAAGGTCACGCTGAACAGCACCTACCAACCCCACGCGACCTCTGCAGCGAGCGAACAAGGAAAGCACATGTTGTGCATCGATCCGTGCGTCGAAAAGCGACGCTATGAGTATGCAGGCGGGCGGTACGTAGGCTGCCGCACCTGCGGCGGAGACTTGTGCACCGGTTGCAGGACGGTGCACCTCGCTCCATCCGATGTGCCGTACGAGCTCAACGACGACAACCTGTGTCCCGGTTGTCAGCAGGCAAAATGA
- a CDS encoding TnsA-like heteromeric transposase endonuclease subunit encodes MSGMLVGEHGQQPEAVHAASSLRPSRVDLALMEARFVDASGVQRVMPWLQAGGELALEECRPVRDFPVLRGRRIAPGWWWAATSGQMVQYGFGAMRTQVMMLDRDPQVVALACRPVELLWRGRGGKVVSHAPHLMARLADGSGLLMDCASRSGAGRRLARRAVQVETAVGVVGWHYRLVGPPAPTVEANVRWLADYRHPRCAGGLLAHVVERFQHPTPLVEGVRALGDPIAVWPAVFHALWSGLLRAPLEVPLHERVVAVASSTSAKEHR; translated from the coding sequence ATGTCTGGAATGTTGGTGGGGGAGCACGGGCAGCAGCCGGAAGCGGTGCACGCCGCATCTTCGCTGCGTCCCTCTCGGGTTGACCTCGCGCTGATGGAGGCGCGGTTTGTGGATGCATCCGGTGTCCAGCGGGTGATGCCCTGGCTCCAGGCCGGCGGCGAGTTGGCGCTGGAGGAGTGTCGCCCGGTGCGGGATTTCCCGGTGTTGCGGGGGCGGCGGATCGCGCCGGGATGGTGGTGGGCGGCGACGTCCGGGCAGATGGTGCAGTACGGGTTCGGGGCGATGCGTACCCAGGTGATGATGCTCGATCGCGACCCTCAGGTGGTCGCTCTGGCCTGCCGGCCGGTAGAGCTGCTGTGGCGGGGCAGGGGCGGGAAGGTCGTGTCGCACGCCCCGCATCTGATGGCGCGCCTCGCGGATGGCAGTGGGCTCCTGATGGACTGCGCCAGCCGGTCCGGGGCCGGTCGGCGTCTAGCCCGGCGGGCCGTGCAGGTGGAGACCGCGGTCGGTGTGGTCGGCTGGCACTACCGGCTGGTCGGGCCGCCGGCGCCGACTGTGGAGGCCAATGTGCGCTGGCTCGCCGACTACCGGCATCCGCGGTGTGCGGGCGGGCTGTTGGCGCATGTTGTCGAGCGCTTCCAACATCCCACACCGCTGGTCGAGGGAGTACGTGCGCTGGGTGATCCGATCGCGGTGTGGCCGGCGGTGTTTCATGCCCTGTGGAGCGGACTGCTGCGTGCACCGCTGGAGGTGCCACTGCACGAGCGGGTCGTCGCCGTGGCGTCTTCTACCTCGGCGAAGGAGCACCGGTGA
- a CDS encoding transposase: MNRLAPGIGAAVRYDGREWTVAGIEASLAPEARVWLSETQEAGGLAVFGLAALLGDPSFGVVGGPPRLRVPQTGLLAAVPEGQQQRAYAIERHVREVETGYPTPNPQGPAKPQYDLAATTLEQREHAKADELTAQGWENVSRATVRRWRARYGAGGVWALVPKRRSAAPPSQADAQVLEAVRTLLGKEALRSRSRGWKKRMRREVQWQLDAQHGPGAVEVPPQSTFNRLLDSVEAALGLEGTVAQRRARAARPKPPFTPTVALRPGELVMTDSTPLDVLCVLDDGVVARPELTTALDVAIRGLWGILRPPGTKLTDVAVLLAQMMTPMTMRPGWPATLSMASSVIPHERLLSLDERLKDAAARPVIMPKTVVVDQGKVFISPATLAACESLGISVQPVPPANGPAKGNEERTFGSINSLFCQWLPGHTGSNVSERGTAVEQEPLWTLHELQDLFNEFLVHWHHRPHEGLRHPMMPKKPLTPNQMWAALLPVAGYVPVPLGSEDYVELLPVRWQPVTDAGIRFDYRTYDAPCLHDGHGTVSKKDGLWEVHHNPYDPSRIWVRLDDGFREVPWIHATSVSLPFTHHIWQHICATVQRTASREEHEGQLALALDDFLKRASGKGGLSRTERRVMATSRACGAVPVPASELDVLSTPTLSFGLAGVYAAPEIDEEIIPDEDDEGPSPVGSPVADGSLLLTDTDPQENPWLP, encoded by the coding sequence GTGAACCGGCTGGCGCCAGGCATCGGCGCTGCTGTGCGCTATGACGGCCGTGAGTGGACCGTTGCTGGGATCGAGGCGAGCCTGGCCCCCGAGGCGCGGGTCTGGCTCAGCGAGACCCAGGAGGCTGGTGGGCTGGCGGTGTTCGGCCTGGCTGCGCTGCTGGGCGATCCCTCCTTCGGGGTGGTCGGCGGTCCACCCCGCCTTCGCGTGCCCCAGACGGGCCTGCTGGCAGCCGTGCCCGAAGGCCAGCAGCAGCGTGCCTACGCCATCGAACGGCACGTCCGTGAGGTGGAGACCGGTTACCCCACACCGAACCCGCAAGGCCCGGCGAAGCCTCAGTACGACCTGGCGGCCACGACACTGGAACAACGGGAACACGCCAAGGCCGACGAACTGACCGCACAGGGCTGGGAGAACGTCAGCCGTGCCACGGTCCGCAGGTGGCGTGCCCGCTACGGTGCGGGCGGGGTGTGGGCCCTGGTGCCCAAGCGCCGCAGCGCAGCGCCACCCAGCCAGGCCGATGCTCAGGTGCTCGAGGCGGTACGCACGCTGCTGGGCAAGGAGGCGCTGCGCTCCCGGTCTCGGGGCTGGAAGAAGCGGATGCGCCGTGAGGTGCAGTGGCAACTGGATGCGCAGCATGGCCCGGGCGCGGTGGAAGTCCCGCCCCAGTCCACGTTCAACAGGCTCCTGGACAGCGTGGAGGCGGCGCTGGGCCTGGAGGGCACGGTGGCACAGCGGCGTGCCCGGGCCGCACGCCCGAAACCGCCGTTCACACCTACGGTGGCGCTGCGGCCCGGTGAGCTGGTGATGACAGACAGCACCCCGCTGGATGTCTTGTGTGTGCTGGACGACGGAGTGGTGGCGCGGCCGGAGCTGACCACGGCCCTGGACGTGGCGATCCGCGGCCTGTGGGGCATTCTGCGGCCGCCGGGAACCAAACTGACCGATGTGGCGGTCTTGCTGGCGCAGATGATGACGCCGATGACCATGCGGCCCGGCTGGCCCGCCACGCTGTCGATGGCCTCCTCGGTCATCCCCCACGAGCGGCTGCTGAGTCTGGACGAACGGCTCAAGGACGCCGCTGCACGCCCGGTCATCATGCCCAAGACGGTAGTGGTGGACCAGGGCAAGGTGTTCATCTCTCCCGCCACGCTGGCAGCGTGCGAAAGTCTGGGGATCTCTGTGCAACCCGTGCCGCCGGCCAACGGGCCGGCCAAGGGCAATGAGGAACGCACCTTCGGCTCGATCAACTCCCTGTTCTGCCAGTGGCTGCCGGGCCACACCGGATCGAATGTGTCCGAGCGGGGCACCGCGGTGGAGCAGGAACCGCTGTGGACACTGCACGAGTTGCAGGACCTGTTCAACGAATTCCTCGTGCACTGGCACCACCGTCCGCATGAGGGCCTTCGCCATCCGATGATGCCGAAGAAGCCCCTCACTCCGAACCAGATGTGGGCGGCGTTGCTGCCGGTGGCCGGGTATGTGCCCGTCCCACTAGGCTCAGAGGACTACGTGGAACTGCTGCCGGTGCGCTGGCAGCCGGTCACCGATGCTGGAATCCGGTTCGACTACCGCACCTACGACGCCCCGTGTCTGCACGACGGCCACGGGACGGTGTCGAAGAAAGACGGCCTGTGGGAGGTGCACCACAACCCCTACGACCCGTCCCGGATCTGGGTTCGGCTGGACGACGGGTTCCGCGAAGTGCCCTGGATTCACGCCACTTCGGTGAGTCTTCCCTTCACCCATCACATCTGGCAGCACATCTGCGCGACCGTCCAGCGGACCGCCTCGCGCGAGGAGCACGAGGGGCAACTCGCCCTGGCACTGGACGATTTCCTCAAGCGGGCCTCCGGAAAGGGCGGGCTGTCGCGGACGGAGCGGCGGGTGATGGCCACATCCCGCGCCTGCGGCGCGGTCCCCGTACCGGCGAGCGAACTCGACGTACTGAGCACCCCCACCCTGTCGTTCGGGTTGGCCGGTGTGTACGCCGCACCGGAAATCGACGAAGAGATCATCCCCGACGAGGACGACGAAGGCCCCTCCCCCGTCGGCAGCCCGGTCGCCGACGGGTCCCTGCTCCTTACCGACACCGACCCGCAGGAGAACCCATGGCTGCCGTAG
- a CDS encoding ATP-binding protein translates to MAAVVGFADDGGFADKELLALSPITNCTLWQAYTGQARRPAPPVHDLSWNRKALLEYHSEFVMLKTGSMEQALQQLKLLLLLNNRQQGTARRGLIISGPPGAGKSTTLMELGREFERNERRRSPGRTNYLPVVFAAIPPSYTPKGLVMQFARFLGIPLHSRMTETVITDAVCHVLYERRTRLVFIDDVHLLNTRTQPGADTSDQLKTLAERVPATFVLAGVDVERSPLLTGPRGAQLAARFKMLRTPPLMNGTAEQKAMWRKLLGDMELALRLSRHRPGTLVRHADYIHLRTQGVMASLSALIREAAISSLEDGSHAITKKLLSQVVLDIQATNAQRAAPGRKTA, encoded by the coding sequence ATGGCTGCCGTAGTCGGCTTCGCGGACGATGGCGGCTTCGCCGACAAGGAGCTGCTCGCCCTCAGCCCAATCACCAACTGCACTCTGTGGCAGGCATATACGGGCCAGGCCCGACGGCCGGCCCCGCCGGTGCACGACCTCTCCTGGAACCGCAAGGCGCTACTGGAGTACCACTCCGAGTTCGTGATGCTGAAGACCGGCTCCATGGAACAGGCCCTGCAGCAGTTGAAGCTGCTACTCCTGCTCAACAACCGTCAGCAGGGCACGGCACGGCGCGGACTGATCATTTCTGGGCCCCCCGGGGCCGGAAAGTCCACGACGCTGATGGAACTGGGCCGGGAATTCGAACGCAACGAGCGGCGCCGCAGCCCCGGCCGCACGAACTATCTGCCCGTGGTCTTCGCAGCCATCCCGCCCTCGTACACGCCTAAGGGCCTGGTCATGCAGTTCGCTCGTTTTCTTGGCATTCCTCTCCACAGCCGGATGACGGAGACCGTCATCACCGATGCCGTTTGCCACGTCCTGTACGAACGGCGCACTCGGCTGGTGTTCATCGACGACGTGCACCTGCTCAACACCCGGACACAGCCTGGCGCCGATACCTCCGACCAGCTCAAAACCCTCGCCGAACGCGTGCCAGCGACGTTCGTACTGGCCGGCGTCGACGTGGAGAGATCTCCCCTGCTGACCGGGCCCCGCGGTGCACAACTGGCCGCCCGCTTCAAGATGCTGCGCACTCCCCCGCTGATGAACGGCACCGCCGAACAGAAAGCAATGTGGCGCAAGCTGCTGGGCGACATGGAGCTGGCATTGCGGCTGAGCCGACACCGGCCCGGGACACTCGTGCGCCACGCCGACTACATCCACCTGCGCACCCAGGGAGTGATGGCCAGCCTCTCCGCTCTCATCCGAGAAGCCGCAATCAGCTCCCTCGAGGACGGCAGCCACGCCATCACCAAGAAGCTGCTGTCCCAGGTGGTGCTCGACATCCAGGCCACGAACGCGCAACGCGCCGCCCCCGGGCGGAAAACCGCCTGA
- a CDS encoding TniQ family protein, whose product MLPVARELTSSWLRRLALSYGLPPQDLLRAALSGPHPVRIFRVPKAGLELFVNSLAQTALARFAGIAPTQLTSLLPSLEPAEERLGDDVPRAAWYAPRLRWITACPPCTALAWMPRQPVLLYPAAADHICLRHRRWLLAHCRKAVFIPLQTLPEVLAAHRRHTALARTHPQAEEIVALAAAVVWSWQVQGWTGEAIWQHRTHRLASLTGCTASAVAAHALLPYPETIAVARLIGDARWQQRLRARATTAGPAAATGLLLEELGRRINRPWLSDWLTAHTRTRRRRPGQDPAINDPLQQWLNSLTHTDSTDSSTLWSVPAPATRPLEYSDRTGFLLTTGHRTAVEEAKATSLAGGWEPGIPLHIGPEPPLRP is encoded by the coding sequence GTGCTCCCCGTCGCCCGGGAACTGACCAGCTCCTGGCTACGGCGCCTCGCCCTCAGCTACGGCCTGCCACCCCAGGACCTGCTGCGCGCTGCCCTCAGCGGCCCGCACCCCGTCCGCATCTTCCGGGTCCCGAAGGCCGGGCTGGAGCTGTTCGTCAACTCCCTCGCGCAGACAGCTCTCGCCCGCTTCGCCGGGATAGCACCCACGCAACTCACCAGCCTGCTGCCGAGCCTGGAACCCGCTGAGGAACGGCTCGGCGACGACGTCCCGCGGGCAGCCTGGTACGCGCCCCGCCTCAGGTGGATCACCGCCTGCCCGCCCTGCACGGCCCTCGCCTGGATGCCCCGGCAACCGGTGCTGCTGTACCCCGCAGCGGCTGATCACATCTGTCTACGCCACCGGCGCTGGCTGCTCGCTCACTGCAGGAAGGCGGTCTTCATTCCCCTCCAGACGCTGCCCGAAGTGCTGGCCGCCCACCGCCGGCACACCGCCCTGGCGCGGACCCACCCGCAGGCCGAGGAGATCGTTGCCCTGGCCGCGGCGGTGGTGTGGTCCTGGCAGGTACAGGGGTGGACGGGCGAAGCCATCTGGCAGCACCGCACCCACCGGCTGGCCTCGCTCACCGGATGTACTGCATCTGCCGTCGCGGCGCATGCACTGCTGCCGTACCCGGAAACAATCGCGGTCGCCCGGCTGATCGGCGACGCTCGCTGGCAACAGCGGCTGCGCGCGAGAGCCACCACGGCAGGGCCTGCTGCTGCCACGGGACTTCTCCTGGAGGAACTCGGCCGCCGCATCAACAGACCCTGGCTGTCCGACTGGCTGACAGCTCACACCCGCACCCGTCGCCGACGCCCCGGCCAGGACCCTGCGATCAACGACCCCCTGCAGCAGTGGCTCAACTCCCTCACCCACACGGACAGCACGGACAGCAGCACGCTGTGGTCGGTGCCCGCCCCCGCGACGCGTCCCCTGGAGTACAGCGACCGCACCGGTTTCCTGCTCACCACCGGTCACCGCACAGCCGTCGAGGAAGCCAAAGCCACCTCTCTGGCCGGCGGATGGGAACCCGGCATACCGCTGCACATCGGCCCAGAGCCGCCACTGCGCCCGTGA
- a CDS encoding endonuclease domain-containing protein — translation MLITPGEACRLLSEATEGCDVPCDLGRPSRYDFAASPYVLIGDVVVPGRKHKQRWWLDDRDVRKAGERLAGLELDPEDLVNVSQMPDGEGHAWRSRVSDWVFQATWAHKQNSGQEPSAGITADRLSERYSRRTIACTRPLPLLTWSGTQWLVPRGYAVLLDRTDVLSAEVAQQTLLCSGCGARDEGKQWRSSSAKGFITLCPSCSTTVARPYKGHLQGRLYAAAFAKRSPADAFLCWMCSDPRRALYWDHCHAHGFIRGPLCVRCNNAEGGPRFIEQPRAVEHLLQCTGCHGDRTLPPHHHADVVRKVAAFEPHDSCGQAPSNTWGCTQEDGSVEFQLVCHRHSDGADHRWVQTVPAAQVASIIRDFVGKAINPKPA, via the coding sequence ATGCTGATCACGCCGGGCGAAGCCTGCCGGCTCCTGAGCGAGGCCACCGAGGGATGCGATGTCCCCTGCGATCTCGGCAGGCCCTCTCGCTACGACTTCGCGGCCAGCCCGTACGTTCTCATCGGCGATGTCGTTGTGCCCGGACGCAAGCACAAGCAGCGCTGGTGGCTGGACGACCGGGACGTCCGCAAGGCGGGCGAGCGACTCGCTGGGCTCGAGCTCGATCCCGAGGACCTGGTCAATGTCTCTCAGATGCCTGACGGGGAAGGCCATGCCTGGCGATCACGCGTCAGCGACTGGGTCTTCCAGGCAACCTGGGCGCACAAGCAAAACAGCGGGCAGGAGCCCTCCGCCGGGATCACTGCAGACCGGCTTTCAGAGCGCTACAGCCGACGCACCATCGCCTGCACCAGGCCCCTGCCGCTGCTCACCTGGTCCGGAACTCAGTGGCTGGTCCCTCGCGGCTACGCCGTCCTGTTGGACCGCACGGATGTCCTCTCGGCCGAGGTGGCGCAGCAGACTCTGCTCTGCAGCGGTTGCGGTGCCAGGGACGAAGGGAAGCAGTGGCGGTCCTCCAGCGCGAAGGGGTTCATCACTCTGTGTCCGTCGTGCAGCACCACCGTCGCCAGGCCCTACAAGGGCCACCTGCAAGGCCGCTTATACGCGGCGGCCTTCGCGAAGCGCTCCCCGGCGGATGCGTTCTTGTGCTGGATGTGTTCCGATCCCCGGCGTGCCCTGTACTGGGATCACTGCCACGCGCATGGCTTTATCCGCGGCCCGTTGTGCGTACGGTGCAACAACGCCGAGGGCGGCCCGCGGTTCATCGAACAGCCCAGAGCGGTGGAGCACCTCCTGCAGTGCACCGGCTGCCACGGTGACCGTACCCTCCCGCCGCACCACCACGCCGACGTCGTCCGCAAGGTGGCAGCCTTCGAACCGCATGACTCCTGCGGGCAGGCACCCAGCAACACGTGGGGCTGCACGCAAGAAGACGGCTCGGTGGAGTTCCAACTCGTCTGCCATCGTCATAGTGACGGAGCAGACCACCGGTGGGTGCAGACCGTGCCCGCCGCGCAAGTCGCCTCCATCATCCGTGACTTCGTCGGGAAGGCCATCAACCCCAAACCCGCGTAA
- a CDS encoding DUF3732 domain-containing protein, with amino-acid sequence MQLLALALYHRDGRPIPRVVRFRPGALNILTGESETGKSEILDIVDYCLGRTTPNLPDEPIDQTVGWYALLVAFRDSRMLLARPRPAGSSTIQAMIRTGGDTLDLPRADELVPNSNVAALRSQVSARLGIEDFRFQPPTGAARAAFDVSVAQAALLCFQNQNEIADKKALFHRQTENGMAQTLKDTLPYFLGAAGPEQALRRYHLSEALRAQRAAQRKLDDAHRHREAVDASGVVLLRLAQSEGLLEEVPAAPGPEEIRRLLERALTITVSTVGPVDLRDQRQGLSDERRELRGQLQQLDEALALVDRWQKQGEAFTGELHLQLGRLKSINLLGPEHDHDTAVCPMCTRPLEDPDASAAEITTLTEQLVEELDQAQTIQPIRDEHRRSLQTERAAIVERLHVNGVQLRELTASDERMRGLQEQHVRIARIQGRIDQALTAGTGSPAGDIGELRNNLILAQENVTTLQAMIDEDDVTAETERRLADIATNMTIWARRLDLGQAASADEVAISLSQLNVVVRRPQGRLPLNRIGSAKNWIGYHMVAHLALHTYFRLHNRPVPGFLMFDQPTQAFFPAKVKDATTVQDADWATVTAYFELLRDVADLNEGALQIIVCDHANLTEESWFQDAIVENWRPEEGHRKALIPNGWLD; translated from the coding sequence ATGCAGCTACTCGCCCTGGCCCTCTACCACCGAGACGGCAGGCCCATTCCGAGGGTCGTGCGGTTTCGCCCCGGGGCGCTCAACATCCTCACCGGCGAGTCCGAGACCGGGAAGTCCGAGATCCTCGACATCGTCGACTACTGCCTGGGACGCACTACCCCCAACCTGCCCGACGAGCCCATCGACCAGACCGTGGGCTGGTACGCACTCCTGGTCGCTTTCCGCGACAGTCGTATGCTCCTCGCGAGGCCCCGGCCCGCGGGCTCCTCGACCATCCAGGCCATGATCCGCACCGGCGGCGACACCCTTGACCTGCCCCGCGCCGACGAGCTGGTACCGAACTCGAACGTGGCCGCGCTGCGCAGCCAGGTCAGCGCCCGCCTGGGCATCGAGGATTTCCGTTTCCAGCCCCCCACCGGTGCCGCACGCGCGGCCTTCGACGTCTCCGTCGCGCAGGCGGCCCTGCTGTGCTTCCAGAACCAGAACGAGATCGCCGACAAGAAGGCTCTCTTCCACCGCCAGACCGAGAACGGCATGGCCCAGACCCTCAAGGACACCCTGCCCTACTTCTTGGGAGCTGCCGGCCCCGAACAGGCCCTGCGCCGCTACCACCTGAGTGAAGCCCTGCGGGCCCAGCGCGCCGCTCAGCGCAAGCTCGATGACGCCCACCGCCACCGCGAGGCGGTGGACGCGAGCGGCGTCGTCCTGCTCCGCCTCGCCCAGAGCGAAGGACTCCTGGAGGAAGTCCCGGCAGCCCCCGGCCCCGAAGAGATTCGCAGGCTATTGGAGCGGGCGCTGACCATCACTGTGTCGACCGTGGGCCCGGTAGACCTGAGGGACCAGCGTCAGGGCCTGAGTGACGAACGGCGGGAACTGCGGGGCCAATTGCAGCAGCTCGATGAGGCACTGGCCCTGGTGGATCGCTGGCAAAAGCAGGGCGAGGCCTTCACCGGCGAGCTGCACCTGCAGCTCGGCCGCCTCAAATCCATCAACCTCCTGGGTCCCGAACACGACCACGACACCGCCGTCTGCCCGATGTGTACGCGCCCGCTGGAAGATCCGGACGCATCGGCTGCCGAGATCACCACACTCACCGAGCAGCTTGTGGAAGAACTCGACCAGGCCCAGACCATCCAGCCGATCCGCGACGAGCACCGCAGATCCCTGCAGACCGAGCGGGCCGCTATCGTCGAACGCCTCCATGTCAACGGGGTACAGCTGAGAGAACTCACTGCCAGCGACGAACGCATGCGCGGCCTCCAGGAGCAGCACGTACGCATCGCCCGGATCCAAGGACGGATCGACCAGGCGCTTACCGCTGGCACTGGATCACCTGCCGGTGACATCGGTGAACTGCGCAACAACCTGATCCTTGCCCAGGAGAATGTCACCACCCTCCAGGCAATGATCGACGAGGACGACGTCACCGCCGAGACGGAACGGCGCCTCGCCGACATCGCCACCAACATGACTATCTGGGCCAGGCGCCTGGACCTCGGACAGGCCGCATCGGCGGACGAGGTCGCCATCAGCCTGAGCCAGCTCAACGTCGTCGTGCGACGTCCCCAAGGACGCCTCCCGCTCAACCGCATCGGCAGCGCCAAGAACTGGATCGGCTATCACATGGTCGCCCACCTCGCCCTGCATACCTACTTCCGGCTCCACAACCGGCCCGTCCCCGGCTTCCTCATGTTCGACCAGCCGACCCAGGCCTTCTTCCCCGCGAAGGTCAAGGACGCCACCACCGTCCAGGACGCCGACTGGGCCACCGTCACGGCCTACTTTGAACTCCTCAGGGACGTGGCCGACCTCAACGAAGGCGCACTGCAGATCATCGTGTGCGACCACGCCAACCTCACGGAGGAATCCTGGTTCCAGGACGCCATCGTCGAGAACTGGCGGCCGGAGGAGGGGCATCGCAAGGCACTGATCCCGAACGGCTGGCTCGACTGA
- a CDS encoding three component ABC system middle component: protein MTNHRVPEAQALLNTAFGAYLLATSVHAATKKADRPLPWPSAFLVLPFVLPADTRKDLPAQAVQSMAAWLTEHPQHQAAFAQRAATLTEYTRASLRTAVRHHALEVTESGLCCPRTPKVASAAASEEVADCARRAGLIGRWLAVVEPALAFNLLGVRP, encoded by the coding sequence ATGACCAACCATCGCGTCCCCGAAGCGCAGGCCCTGCTCAACACGGCCTTCGGCGCCTACCTTTTGGCCACCAGCGTCCACGCCGCCACCAAGAAGGCCGACCGCCCCCTGCCCTGGCCCAGCGCCTTCCTCGTCCTGCCGTTCGTGCTGCCTGCCGACACCCGCAAGGACCTGCCCGCCCAGGCTGTCCAGTCCATGGCCGCCTGGCTCACCGAACACCCCCAGCACCAGGCCGCCTTTGCGCAGCGGGCCGCCACACTGACCGAATACACCCGAGCCAGCCTGCGTACCGCCGTCCGCCACCACGCCCTTGAGGTCACAGAGTCAGGGCTGTGCTGCCCCCGTACGCCAAAGGTCGCCTCGGCGGCAGCGAGCGAGGAAGTCGCGGACTGCGCCCGCCGCGCCGGCCTTATCGGCCGCTGGCTTGCCGTCGTCGAGCCCGCCCTTGCCTTCAACCTTCTCGGCGTCCGCCCCTGA